The Lampris incognitus isolate fLamInc1 chromosome 17, fLamInc1.hap2, whole genome shotgun sequence genome contains a region encoding:
- the kif19 gene encoding kinesin-like protein KIF19 — MKDTGESKDHQLTVALRIRPLSDAEQEDGATIVAHRVDDQMVVLMDPMEDPDDILRANRSREKTYMFDVAFDYLANQEEVYRATTKGLIEGLISGYNATVFAYGPTGCGKTYTMLGTDKEPGIYVRTMNDLFRAIEETSDDMQYSVSMSYLEIYNEMIRDLLNPSSGFLDLREDSKGVIQVAGITEVSTINAREIMELLMKGNKQRTQEPTAANQTSSRSHAVLQVAVKQQSRCRDVLQEVRFARLFMIDLAGSERAAQTQNRGQRLKEGAHINRSLLALGNCINALSDKNGNKYVNYRDSKLTRLLKDSLGGNSRTVMIAHISPASLAFEESRNTLTYADRAKSIRTRVKKNLINVSYHIAQYTNIISDLRCEIQRLKKKIVDQAGRHLNSDRADIRNIQAEIQAHSGHQSQPELDQLREQLLDAFRQQMEIRKSLMELDNTNMGIQIDTSKHLLTITDWEQERNRRRRKWRAERRKESINKDESEKDSDSPESPPDSMETQEVAMARENLLTLMAEQKKIRKQKAMLEHQFLELRDQARHLEELLPRKVSTDEQREVLGLLCKVHELEIENAEMQSHALLKDNVIRQKNFVVQRFEQHRHLCDEIIQQQRQFISDHSLLVPTHLQELYDLYMRELDERNLDRAMALDKATIGRTIKEGSLPKIALPSRCRDPLQDLDSDQESVRNMGSDNRQGQARVRRHTLPPILPEFEGDNNRVFKSSPYARQIKNSVVMTPPPIHINGQGKKELRPLAAEASLSYSHLSHSVSSHLDSSPESSEAGADVPLSHKERQQILKGVQSIVLKAARRRSKALEVDALRLPPPPSPLDPKKQKSSLSLNEAPPRGLALRRGRQPSPELRHATSDDNLSSSTGEGPGPQSTWTRPRNRQPTTKNATPRELDFEARRRKRRSRSFEVTGQALPQTKTTTTQKFRPLDSTSDPHLHINGQPQAPLLRPQHRGVPPLTKGRASHNSQQTGSTTESSTASLNNSKRGSQLRQPQPRQPQPPLYITNTGTGGQRARRH, encoded by the exons ATGGTGGTTCTTATGGACCCGATGGAGGACCCAGACGACATTCTGCGTGCCAACCGCTCCAGAGAGAAGACGTACATGTTTGACGTGGCATTTGACTACTTGGCCAATCAG GAGGAAGTCTACCGGGCTACAACAAAGGGGCTAATTGAAGGCCTCATATCAGGCTACAATGCCACAGTGTTTGCCTACGGacctacag GTTGTGGGAAGACGTACACCATGTTGGGGACAGACAAGGAGCCTGGGATCTATGTGCGGACAATGAATGACCTGTTCCGTGCCATCGAGGAGACCAGCGATGACATGCAGTACAGCGTCTCCATGTCTTATCTAGAG ATCTACAATGAGATGATCCGTGACCTGCTGAACCCATCCTCGGGGTTTTTGGATCTGAGAGAAGACTCAAAGGGAGTGATACAAGTTGCTGGCATCACTGAGGTGTCTACCATCAATGCCCGTGAG ATCATGGAACTACTGATGAAGGGCAACAAACAACGCACCCAGGAGCCCACTGCGGCCAATCAGACGTCGTCCCGCTCCCATGCTGTGCTGCAGGTGGCCGTCAAGCAGCAGAGCCGCTGCCGAGACGTCCTGCAGGAGGTCCGCTTCGCACGCCTTTTCATGATCGACCTGGCAGGCTCCGAACGGGCAGCGCAG ACTCAGAACAGAGGTCAGCGATTGAAAGAGGGGGCCCACATCAACCGCTCCCTCCTGGCTTTGGGGAACTGCATCAACGCTCTGAGCGACAAAAACGGAAACAAGTACGTCAACTACCGGGACAGTAAGCTGACTCGCCTGCTGAAG GACTCGCTTGGCGGTAACAGCCGTACTGTCATGATAGCCCATATCAGCCCTGCCTCCCTGGCTTTTGAGGAGTCTCGAAACACGCTGACATATGCAGACCGTGCCAAAAGCATTCGTACACGG GTAAAGAAGAATCTGATAAATGTGTCCTACCACATTGCTCAGTACACCAACATCATCTCAGATTTGCGCTGCGAAATCCAGCGGCTCAAGAAGAAGATTGTCGATCAGGCAGGTCGCCATCTCAACTCAGACAGGGCTGACATCCGCAACATCCAGG CAGAGATCCAGGCCCACTCCGGTCATCAGAGCCAGCCTGAGTTGGACCAGCTGAGGGAGCAGCTCCTGGACGCCTTCCGCCAGCAGATGGAGATCAGGAAGAGCCTGATGGAGCTGGACaacaccaacatggggatccagaTAGACACCTCCAAACACTTGCTCACCATCACAGA ctgggagcaggaGCGAAATAGGCGTAGGAGGAAGTGGCGTGCCGAAAGGAGAAAGGAGAGTATTAACAAGGATGAGAGCGAAAAGGATTCGGACTCCCCAGAGTCCCCGCCAGACAGCATGGAAACACAGGAGGTGGCCATGGCCCGAGAAAACCTGCTCACACTCATGGCTGAACAAAAGAAGATCCGCAAACAGAAG GCGATGCTGGAGCACCAGTTCTTGGAGCTGCGGGATCAGGCACGGCACCTGGAGGAGCTCCTGCCCCGGAAAGTGAGCACGGACGAGCAGCGCGAAGTCCTGGGCCTCCTTTGCAAGGTCCATGAACTGGAGATTGAGAACGCTGAGATGCAGTCCCACGCGCTGCTCAAAGACAACGTCATCCGCCAGAAGAACTTTGTGGTGCAACGCTTCGAGCAGCACCGGCACTTATGTGACGAGATCATCCAGCAGCAAAGACAGTTCATCAGTG ACCACAGCCTGCTAGTGCCCACCCACCTTCAGGAGCTGTATGATCTGTACATGAGGGAGCTGGATGAGAGGAATTTGGACAGAGCCATGGCCCTGGATAAGGCCACCATTGGACGCACGATCAAG GAGGGGTCTCTGCCCAAGATCGCCCTGCCCAGCCGCTGTCGTGACCCTTTGCAGGATTTGGACTCGGATCAGGAGAGTGTACGCAACATGGGCTCTGACAACAGACAAGGCCAGGCCAGAGTCCGCAGACACACCCTGCCTCCCATCCTACCTGAATTCGAGGG GGACAATAACCGGGTGTTCAAGAGCAGCCCGTATGCCAGACAGATTAAAAACTCAGTTGTCATGACCCCACCGCCCATCCACATCAATGGACAGGGGAAAAAAGAG CTACGACCATTAGCTGCTGAGGCCTCTCTGAGCTACAGCCACCTCAGCCACAGTGTCAGCAGCCATCTTGACTCCTCACCTGAGAGCAGCGAGGCAGGTGCAGATGTCCCACTGTCACACAAGG AGAGACAGCAGATCCTTAAGGGGGTCCAGAGCATTGTCCTGAAAGCAGCCCGCAGACGTTCTAAAGCCCTGGAGGTTGACGCCTTGCGGCTTCCTCCTCCCCCTTCCCCCTTGGACCCCAAGAAGCAGAAGAGCAGTCTTTCTTTGAATGAGGCTCCTCCTAGAGGCCTGGCACTGCGGCGCGGCAGGCAGCCCAGCCCCGAGCTGCGGCACGCCACCTCAGATGACAACCTGTCCAGCAGCACAGGGGAGGGGCCCGGCCCGCAGAGCACCTGGACACGTCCACGCAATCGACAGCCCACCACCAAGAACGCCACCCCCCGTGAGCTGGACTTTGAGGCTCGCCGCAGGAAGAGGCGTTCCCGCTCCTTCGAGGTCACTGGCCAAGCA CTGCCTCAGACCAAGACAACAACAACCCAAAAGTTTCGTCCACTGGACAGCACATCAGACCCTCACCTCCACATCAACGGTCAGCCCCAAGCTCCACTGCTACGTCCCCAGCACAGGGGGGTCCCTCCTCTCACCAAAGGCAGGGCCTCCCATAACAGTCAGCAAACAG GATCAACCACTGAGTCCTCCACAGCCAGCCTGAATAACTCAAAGCGAGGGTCCCAGCTGCGGCAGCCCCAGCCACGGCAGCCCCAGCCCCCGCTCTACATCACCAACACGGGCACCGGGGGCCAGCGCGCACGCAGACACTGA